In one window of Ruminococcus hominis DNA:
- a CDS encoding FAD-dependent oxidoreductase, which translates to MNEKFPHLFEPIKIGKTTVKNRIFMPPISTNMADKGYVTDALVEHYSARAKGGVGLIVTEVTTVEPVYTYLPGDMSIYDDSYIPGWKKLVDAVHQYDTKILAQLFHPAYMAFPIPGTPQLIAPSNVGPYYAKSAPRAVTVEELHVLVQQFGEAARRFQIAGGDGVEIQCAHAHGLLGGFLTPLYNKRTDEYGGDINGRLRLTLEVIAKIRELCGDDFIIDVRISGDEYSEGGLTLNDMIYVSKQLEKTGVDFIHVSGGNTIKRGSSMPAPGTSPAPHAHASEEIRKHVNIPVSTVARINEPWVAEELIANGKTDICMIGRPNLCDSEFANKAAAGKTDDIRPCIGCGRCLTGIMFGNPISCTVNPSVESEEIEEAKDKKKILVIGGGPAGMEAAYVAKKRGHEVVLCEKSGELGGLLRLAAVPIAKQELCKVIKFMTRRLKNEGIEVRMNCEVTPEMLAGEFKDYEVVCSTGAVPKEIPPFKVFKQTMTADDVLAGRKYPGRKIVVLGGGSVGCETADYLAPLIDDMFPANRDITIIEMTPSLMPGEGGAAKSQLTMRLKRKGVKIELNSQVTKVDETTITYEKDGKEYHITDADTLIFAVGYAPNKVENTEERVHFIGDCDKVGTLKDAIAAGHKLAEEL; encoded by the coding sequence ACAAAGGATATGTGACAGATGCATTAGTTGAGCATTACTCAGCCAGAGCAAAGGGTGGGGTCGGACTTATTGTTACAGAAGTTACGACAGTAGAACCTGTATATACTTACTTGCCGGGAGATATGTCTATTTATGATGATTCTTATATTCCTGGCTGGAAGAAACTGGTAGATGCTGTGCATCAGTATGATACAAAAATTCTGGCACAGTTATTCCACCCGGCTTATATGGCATTTCCAATTCCGGGAACACCACAGCTGATTGCACCATCTAATGTAGGACCATATTATGCAAAATCTGCACCGAGAGCAGTCACAGTAGAAGAGCTGCATGTATTGGTTCAGCAGTTCGGAGAAGCTGCACGTCGTTTCCAGATTGCAGGTGGAGACGGAGTTGAGATTCAGTGTGCACATGCACATGGTCTGCTTGGAGGATTCCTTACTCCACTTTATAATAAGAGAACAGATGAGTACGGCGGAGATATTAATGGTCGTCTTAGACTGACACTGGAAGTAATTGCCAAGATTCGTGAACTTTGCGGCGATGATTTTATCATTGATGTCCGTATTTCGGGTGATGAGTATAGTGAAGGCGGATTGACACTCAATGACATGATTTATGTCTCAAAACAGCTTGAAAAGACAGGTGTTGATTTCATCCATGTTTCCGGAGGAAACACGATCAAAAGAGGAAGTTCTATGCCGGCACCTGGTACATCACCTGCACCTCATGCGCATGCAAGTGAAGAAATCAGAAAACATGTGAATATTCCGGTATCTACAGTTGCAAGAATTAATGAGCCTTGGGTAGCTGAAGAATTGATTGCAAATGGAAAAACAGATATTTGTATGATTGGCCGTCCAAACTTATGTGACAGTGAATTTGCAAATAAAGCGGCTGCAGGAAAGACGGATGATATTCGTCCATGTATTGGATGTGGCCGATGTCTGACGGGAATTATGTTTGGTAATCCGATTAGCTGTACAGTGAATCCATCGGTTGAATCTGAAGAAATCGAAGAAGCTAAAGATAAGAAAAAAATTCTTGTGATCGGTGGAGGACCGGCAGGAATGGAAGCAGCGTATGTTGCGAAGAAACGTGGACATGAAGTTGTTCTCTGTGAAAAGAGTGGAGAGCTGGGAGGACTTCTCAGACTTGCAGCCGTTCCAATTGCAAAGCAGGAACTTTGTAAAGTAATCAAATTCATGACACGTCGTCTGAAGAATGAAGGAATTGAAGTTCGTATGAATTGTGAAGTAACTCCAGAAATGCTTGCCGGAGAATTTAAGGATTATGAGGTTGTCTGTTCAACAGGAGCAGTTCCTAAGGAAATCCCTCCTTTTAAGGTCTTTAAGCAGACGATGACAGCAGATGATGTACTTGCCGGAAGAAAATATCCAGGAAGAAAAATCGTTGTTCTTGGCGGCGGATCTGTAGGATGTGAAACAGCAGATTACCTTGCACCATTGATTGATGATATGTTCCCTGCAAACCGTGACATTACAATTATCGAGATGACCCCATCGCTGATGCCGGGAGAAGGCGGGGCAGCGAAGAGTCAGCTGACAATGAGACTCAAGAGAAAAGGTGTAAAGATTGAATTAAACAGTCAGGTAACAAAGGTTGATGAGACTACAATCACTTATGAGAAGGACGGAAAGGAATACCATATTACAGATGCTGATACGCTGATCTTTGCAGTCGGATATGCACCGAACAAGGTAGAGAATACCGAAGAAAGAGTTCATTTTATCGGAGACTGTGATAAAGTCGGAACTTTGAAAGATGCAATTGCTGCAGGACATAAACTGGCAGAAGAACTGTAA